One Trichomycterus rosablanca isolate fTriRos1 chromosome 12, fTriRos1.hap1, whole genome shotgun sequence DNA window includes the following coding sequences:
- the hat1 gene encoding histone acetyltransferase type B catalytic subunit isoform X1 gives MEMAGVNEMEKKLAEYKCDTNEAICLKLVRFPEDIEDESTTFHPEYSHQLFGDDEVAFGYKGLQIQLYYTAGNLSTLFKVKYDSRVTEKFDCVEPDDVEGKLREIIPPGFSCNTDDFLSLLEKEANFKPFGSLLHTYKVHNVEEGADLTYMIHKADVLSPGFREYHERLQTFLMWFIETASFIDVDDDHWDFFLVFEKYNKDGETLYATVGYMTVYNYYVYPDKTRPRVSQMLILPPFQGEGHGAQLLETVHRFYCNSPKVQDITAEDPSENYVKLRDFVLVKLCMALPSFSTEKLALGFSEEMATEAREKLKINKKHARRVYEILRLRNTDMSDEEKAREFRLEVKKRLFGPYRKNQRELAKMRKCLRPEELASHINQIDTKLQHEELEKSYQEVVGEYRRVLERLAQA, from the exons ATGGAAATGGCGG GTGTAAATGAGATGGAGAAGAAGCTGGCGGAGTATAAATGTGACACCAACGAAGCAATATGCTTAAAATTAG TGCGTTTTCCAGAAGATATAGAAGATGAAAGCACAACATTTCACCCGGAGTACAGCCATCAGCTTTTCGGTGATGA TGAAGTGGCTTTTGGATACAAAGGACTTCAGATTCAGTTGTACTACACTGCTGGCAATTTAAGCAcactgtttaaagtaaagtatGATTCCAGAGTCACCGAAAAGTTTGACTGTGTGGAG CCTGATGATGTCGAAGGGAAGCTCAGAGAGATTATTCCTCCAGGCTTCAGCTGTAATACAGATGACTTTCTCTCGCTTTTGGAGAAAGAGGCCAACTTCAAGCCGTTCGGAAGCCTCCTGCACACCTACAAAGTTCACAATGTGGAAGAGGGAGCAGATCTGACTTACATGATACACAAG GCAGATGTTTTAAGTCCAGGATTTAGAGAGTACCATGAACGCCTCCAGACTTTCCTCATGTGGTTTATTGAGACAGCCAGCTTCATTGATGTTGATGATGACCACTGGGACTTCTTTCTTGT ATTCGAGAAATACAATAAGGATGGGGAAACTCTCTACGCTACGGTTGGCTACATGACAGTGTATAATTACTACGTATACCCAGACAAAACCAGACCACGTGTCAG CCAGATGCTGATCCTGCCACCATTTCAAGGAGAGGGTCACGGAGCTCAATTGTTAGAGACCGTTCACAGGTTCTACTGCAACTCGCCCAAAGTTCAGGACATCACAG CGGAGGACCCATCTGAGAACTACGTGAAGCTGAGGGACTTTGTGCTGGTAAAGCTGTGTATGGCTCTGCCCTCTTTCTCAACAGAGAAATTGGCTCTGGGCTTCAGTGAGGAGATGGCCACAGAAGCTCGTGAGAAACTGAAGATAAACAAG AAACATGCCAGGCGGGTATATGAGATTCTCCGTCTTAGAAACACAGACATGAGTGATGAGGAGAAGGCAAGAGAGTTTCGGCTGGAAGTAAAGAAAAGACTTTTTGGACCGTACAGA AAGAACCAACGTGAGCTGGCGAAGATGCGCAAGTGTTTGCGCCCGGAGGAGCTGGCATCTCACATCAATCAGATAGACACAAAGTTACAGCATGAAGAACTTGAGAAGAGCTACCAGGAAGTTGTGGGAGAGTATCGCAGAGTGCTTGAAAGACTGGCTCaggcatga
- the hat1 gene encoding histone acetyltransferase type B catalytic subunit isoform X2: MEKKLAEYKCDTNEAICLKLVRFPEDIEDESTTFHPEYSHQLFGDDEVAFGYKGLQIQLYYTAGNLSTLFKVKYDSRVTEKFDCVEPDDVEGKLREIIPPGFSCNTDDFLSLLEKEANFKPFGSLLHTYKVHNVEEGADLTYMIHKADVLSPGFREYHERLQTFLMWFIETASFIDVDDDHWDFFLVFEKYNKDGETLYATVGYMTVYNYYVYPDKTRPRVSQMLILPPFQGEGHGAQLLETVHRFYCNSPKVQDITAEDPSENYVKLRDFVLVKLCMALPSFSTEKLALGFSEEMATEAREKLKINKKHARRVYEILRLRNTDMSDEEKAREFRLEVKKRLFGPYRKNQRELAKMRKCLRPEELASHINQIDTKLQHEELEKSYQEVVGEYRRVLERLAQA, encoded by the exons ATGGAGAAGAAGCTGGCGGAGTATAAATGTGACACCAACGAAGCAATATGCTTAAAATTAG TGCGTTTTCCAGAAGATATAGAAGATGAAAGCACAACATTTCACCCGGAGTACAGCCATCAGCTTTTCGGTGATGA TGAAGTGGCTTTTGGATACAAAGGACTTCAGATTCAGTTGTACTACACTGCTGGCAATTTAAGCAcactgtttaaagtaaagtatGATTCCAGAGTCACCGAAAAGTTTGACTGTGTGGAG CCTGATGATGTCGAAGGGAAGCTCAGAGAGATTATTCCTCCAGGCTTCAGCTGTAATACAGATGACTTTCTCTCGCTTTTGGAGAAAGAGGCCAACTTCAAGCCGTTCGGAAGCCTCCTGCACACCTACAAAGTTCACAATGTGGAAGAGGGAGCAGATCTGACTTACATGATACACAAG GCAGATGTTTTAAGTCCAGGATTTAGAGAGTACCATGAACGCCTCCAGACTTTCCTCATGTGGTTTATTGAGACAGCCAGCTTCATTGATGTTGATGATGACCACTGGGACTTCTTTCTTGT ATTCGAGAAATACAATAAGGATGGGGAAACTCTCTACGCTACGGTTGGCTACATGACAGTGTATAATTACTACGTATACCCAGACAAAACCAGACCACGTGTCAG CCAGATGCTGATCCTGCCACCATTTCAAGGAGAGGGTCACGGAGCTCAATTGTTAGAGACCGTTCACAGGTTCTACTGCAACTCGCCCAAAGTTCAGGACATCACAG CGGAGGACCCATCTGAGAACTACGTGAAGCTGAGGGACTTTGTGCTGGTAAAGCTGTGTATGGCTCTGCCCTCTTTCTCAACAGAGAAATTGGCTCTGGGCTTCAGTGAGGAGATGGCCACAGAAGCTCGTGAGAAACTGAAGATAAACAAG AAACATGCCAGGCGGGTATATGAGATTCTCCGTCTTAGAAACACAGACATGAGTGATGAGGAGAAGGCAAGAGAGTTTCGGCTGGAAGTAAAGAAAAGACTTTTTGGACCGTACAGA AAGAACCAACGTGAGCTGGCGAAGATGCGCAAGTGTTTGCGCCCGGAGGAGCTGGCATCTCACATCAATCAGATAGACACAAAGTTACAGCATGAAGAACTTGAGAAGAGCTACCAGGAAGTTGTGGGAGAGTATCGCAGAGTGCTTGAAAGACTGGCTCaggcatga